A single Deinococcus betulae DNA region contains:
- a CDS encoding PaaI family thioesterase, with the protein MSDLTLLPSPEMLNALGADFLPGLMGIRFTHVERGLLRSELTVRPNLLAPNGFLHAATVVALADTTCGYGTRLLLPEGANGFTTIELKSNHLGTAREGLVTCEARSVHTGRTTQVWDAEVTGSGGKLMALFRCTQAVLYPR; encoded by the coding sequence ATGTCCGACCTGACGCTGCTGCCCAGCCCAGAAATGCTGAACGCTCTGGGGGCCGATTTCCTGCCAGGCCTGATGGGCATTCGCTTTACCCATGTCGAGCGTGGACTGCTGCGCAGCGAACTGACCGTGCGCCCCAACCTGCTGGCGCCCAACGGCTTTTTGCACGCGGCCACCGTGGTCGCGCTGGCCGATACCACCTGCGGCTACGGCACCCGGTTGCTGCTGCCCGAAGGCGCCAACGGTTTTACTACCATTGAACTGAAGAGTAACCACCTGGGCACCGCCCGCGAGGGCCTGGTGACCTGCGAGGCCCGCTCCGTTCACACCGGGCGCACCACCCAGGTCTGGGACGCCGAAGTGACCGGCTCAGGCGGCAAGCTGATGGCGCTGTTCCGCTGCACCCAGGCTGTGCTGTACCCGCGCTAG
- the recF gene encoding DNA replication/repair protein RecF (All proteins in this family for which functions are known are DNA-binding proteins that assist the filamentation of RecA onto DNA for the initiation of recombination or recombinational repair.) — protein MRLDSLSTLNYRNLAPCTLRFPAGVTGVFGENGAGKTNLLEAAFLALTGQTDVTRLEQLVQSGETEAYVRADLESGGSLSVQEVGLGRGRRQLKQDGVRVRTGDLPRGSAVWIRPEDSELVFGPPAGRRGYLDSLLSRLSARYAEHLARYDRTVSQRNAALRGGEEWAMHVWDDALVRLGTEIMTVRRRALVRLNELAAEANTALGSHKPLTLALQESTTPETYAADLAARRGEELSRGSTVTGPHRDDLALTLGGLAAGEYASRGEGRTVALALRRAELELLAERYGERPVLLIDDFSAELDPGRRAFLLDLAASVPQAIVTGTERAPGAALTMRAHAGRFTPEQATPEHTPVPERAEVTR, from the coding sequence GTGCGTCTGGACTCGCTCTCCACCCTGAATTACCGGAACCTCGCCCCCTGTACGCTGCGCTTTCCAGCCGGCGTGACGGGCGTGTTCGGAGAGAACGGCGCCGGCAAGACCAATCTGCTGGAAGCGGCCTTTCTGGCCCTGACCGGGCAGACGGACGTGACGCGCCTGGAACAGTTGGTCCAGAGCGGCGAAACCGAGGCCTACGTGCGCGCCGACCTGGAATCTGGCGGCAGCCTGAGCGTGCAGGAGGTGGGCCTGGGGCGCGGGCGGCGCCAGCTGAAACAGGACGGGGTCAGGGTCCGCACCGGCGACCTGCCGCGCGGCAGCGCCGTGTGGATTCGCCCGGAGGACAGCGAACTGGTGTTCGGGCCGCCGGCCGGCCGCCGAGGCTACTTAGATTCCCTGCTGTCACGCCTCAGCGCCCGCTATGCCGAGCATCTGGCGCGCTACGACCGCACCGTGTCGCAGCGCAACGCGGCCCTGCGGGGCGGCGAAGAATGGGCCATGCACGTCTGGGACGACGCCCTGGTGCGCCTGGGCACCGAGATCATGACCGTGCGCCGCCGCGCCCTGGTGCGCCTGAATGAGCTGGCCGCCGAGGCCAATACGGCGCTGGGCAGCCACAAACCCCTGACCCTGGCCCTGCAGGAATCCACGACCCCCGAGACCTACGCCGCCGACCTGGCCGCGCGCCGGGGAGAAGAATTGAGCCGAGGCTCCACGGTCACTGGCCCCCACCGCGACGACCTCGCGCTGACCCTGGGCGGGCTGGCGGCGGGCGAATACGCCAGCCGGGGCGAAGGCCGCACGGTGGCCCTGGCCCTGCGGCGCGCCGAACTGGAACTGCTCGCCGAGCGCTACGGCGAGCGGCCAGTCCTGCTGATTGACGACTTCTCCGCCGAACTGGACCCTGGGCGCCGGGCCTTTTTGCTGGACCTGGCCGCCAGCGTGCCCCAGGCCATCGTGACGGGCACCGAGCGGGCCCCAGGCGCGGCGCTGACCATGCGGGCCCACGCGGGGCGCTTTACCCCGGAACAGGCCACCCCCGAACACACCCCTGTCCCCGAGCGGGCCGAGGTGACCCGGTGA
- a CDS encoding DUF721 domain-containing protein, which yields MTRGRRLSGPRRLGDLMGATLGTARLARGIQRAQAILLWPQAVGPDIARLTRPRTQQGSVLFIEVRDSATAHHLSMQRHHFLRALNPLLDTPLTDLRFSVGTVREPPAPITPPPLPAPDRARARQLVQGVGDDLKPAALRAAEAITRARKWREEQGWRPCPVCGEASREQPCRACDLTLADPNVRRAARALLRAPERLDALRDTIGNSGVSAARHLALEQLRGQLSLLALECVRSPAPAEQEDGYRAFLEQQALVYLALTLGRPRTALRRSDRAALPEAVRHVLNAGPGPAGREEGRA from the coding sequence GTGACGCGCGGGCGGCGCCTGAGCGGCCCACGGCGCCTAGGGGACCTGATGGGCGCCACACTGGGCACAGCGCGGCTGGCACGCGGGATTCAGCGGGCGCAGGCCATCTTGCTGTGGCCGCAGGCCGTGGGTCCAGACATCGCGCGCCTGACCCGGCCGCGCACCCAGCAGGGCAGCGTGCTGTTTATCGAGGTGCGCGACAGCGCCACGGCCCACCACCTCAGCATGCAGCGCCACCACTTTCTCAGGGCCCTGAATCCCCTGCTGGACACCCCGCTGACCGACCTGCGCTTCAGCGTGGGCACGGTGCGCGAGCCACCGGCCCCCATCACGCCGCCGCCCCTGCCCGCCCCGGACCGGGCGCGGGCGCGGCAACTGGTGCAGGGGGTGGGCGATGACCTGAAACCGGCGGCGCTGCGGGCCGCCGAAGCCATTACCCGCGCCCGGAAATGGCGCGAGGAACAGGGCTGGCGCCCCTGCCCAGTGTGCGGCGAGGCCAGCCGCGAGCAGCCCTGCCGCGCCTGCGACCTGACCCTGGCCGACCCCAACGTGCGCCGCGCCGCGCGTGCCCTGCTGCGCGCCCCCGAACGGCTGGACGCCCTGCGCGACACCATCGGCAACAGTGGCGTCAGCGCCGCGCGCCACCTGGCCCTAGAACAGCTGCGCGGACAGCTGAGCCTGCTGGCCCTGGAATGCGTGCGCAGCCCGGCACCCGCTGAACAAGAAGACGGCTACCGCGCCTTTCTGGAGCAGCAGGCGCTCGTATACCTGGCGCTCACGCTGGGCCGGCCCCGCACGGCGCTGCGCCGCTCAGACCGCGCGGCGCTGCCCGAGGCAGTGCGCCATGTCCTGAACGCCGGGCCAGGGCCAGCCGGACGGGAAGAAGGGCGGGCGTGA
- a CDS encoding MogA/MoaB family molybdenum cofactor biosynthesis protein, with product MTQPRGPQQPTSSAPESGAQSHRARAPRTVRAAVLTVSDTRTPETDDSGAYLRAQLEAGGHEVVNYRVVRDDAVDIRSALVAFSREAAVVLCSGGTGITGRDVTVPVVESIITKPIPGFGELFRMLSYQQVGGAAMLSRAVAGLVRGAVVFAMPGSLNAVQTAWDGILKDEIGHLVYELERQGQPGVLTAPGLATSGAASPSFSGLSAPGVVPMPGTGGGAAAGLGRHRKSDRDD from the coding sequence ATGACCCAGCCTCGCGGCCCGCAGCAGCCCACCTCTTCCGCGCCCGAGAGCGGCGCACAGTCCCACCGCGCCCGCGCGCCGCGCACGGTGCGGGCCGCCGTGCTGACCGTCAGCGACACCCGCACCCCCGAGACCGACGACAGTGGCGCCTACCTGCGCGCTCAGCTGGAGGCCGGCGGGCATGAAGTGGTGAATTACCGGGTGGTCCGGGATGACGCCGTGGACATCCGCTCAGCGCTGGTGGCCTTTTCGCGTGAGGCGGCGGTGGTGCTGTGTTCAGGCGGCACCGGGATTACAGGGCGCGACGTGACAGTGCCGGTGGTCGAGAGCATCATCACCAAACCCATTCCCGGCTTTGGCGAGCTGTTCCGCATGCTCAGCTACCAGCAGGTGGGCGGCGCCGCCATGCTGTCGCGGGCGGTGGCTGGCCTGGTGCGCGGCGCGGTCGTGTTCGCCATGCCCGGCAGCCTCAACGCCGTGCAGACCGCCTGGGACGGCATTCTGAAAGACGAAATTGGGCATCTGGTGTACGAACTGGAGCGCCAGGGCCAGCCCGGCGTGTTGACCGCCCCTGGACTGGCAACCTCTGGCGCCGCCAGCCCTAGCTTCTCTGGCCTGTCAGCCCCGGGAGTAGTGCCGATGCCCGGCACCGGGGGCGGCGCCGCCGCTGGCCTGGGCCGGCACCGCAAGAGCGACCGCGATGACTGA
- the truD gene encoding tRNA pseudouridine(13) synthase TruD → MSLVFEWSALRALTEEKGTGGLLRQSPDDFRVEELPAYPLLGEGDFLYVQLEKTGHTTAHVLRELSLQLGVKDRDIGVAGLKDRHAVTTQWLSLPAKAEGRLEQFALDGVRILNLTRHTNKLGLGHLRANRFTVRVRGAAGQAEAAAALLATLEQRGVPNYFGPQRFGLGGLNAEEGLRVVRGESRVRDPRVRRFLTTALQSVVFNAFVNLRLEAGVFDALLAGDMAKKHDTGGVFLVEDAALETPRAARGEVSATGTLFGKKVRPLTAEAGQLEQAALGALGLTPEMFLSRKGDRRLTRVFLQEATTHPEPDGFTVAFTLPRGSFATSVLREIMKTDVDAPGAHPDTPEDDALLDDAGAEVVA, encoded by the coding sequence GTGAGTCTGGTGTTCGAGTGGTCGGCGCTACGCGCCCTGACAGAAGAAAAGGGCACGGGCGGTCTGCTGCGCCAGTCACCGGACGACTTCCGGGTCGAGGAGCTGCCGGCCTATCCCCTATTGGGCGAGGGCGACTTTCTGTATGTGCAGCTGGAAAAAACCGGGCACACCACCGCCCATGTGCTGCGCGAATTGAGCCTGCAACTGGGGGTCAAAGACCGTGATATCGGCGTGGCGGGTCTCAAAGATCGCCACGCGGTCACAACCCAGTGGCTCAGTCTGCCGGCCAAAGCTGAAGGCCGCCTGGAGCAGTTTGCTCTGGACGGCGTGCGGATTCTAAACCTGACACGCCACACGAACAAGCTGGGCCTGGGGCACCTGCGGGCCAACCGCTTCACCGTGCGGGTGCGCGGGGCGGCGGGTCAGGCCGAGGCGGCGGCGGCCCTCCTGGCCACGCTGGAGCAGCGCGGCGTGCCCAATTACTTTGGGCCGCAGCGCTTTGGGCTGGGTGGCCTGAACGCCGAAGAGGGCCTGCGGGTGGTGCGCGGCGAGTCGCGGGTCCGTGACCCACGGGTGCGCCGGTTTCTGACCACCGCCCTGCAAAGCGTGGTGTTTAACGCCTTTGTCAATCTGCGCCTGGAGGCCGGCGTCTTTGACGCCCTGCTCGCGGGCGATATGGCCAAGAAACACGACACCGGGGGCGTCTTTCTGGTGGAGGACGCCGCCCTGGAAACCCCACGCGCCGCACGTGGCGAGGTGAGCGCCACCGGCACGCTCTTTGGCAAGAAGGTGCGGCCCCTGACGGCCGAGGCCGGACAACTGGAACAGGCCGCGCTGGGCGCCCTGGGCCTGACCCCTGAGATGTTTCTGTCCCGCAAGGGCGACCGCCGCCTGACGCGCGTGTTTTTGCAGGAGGCGACCACGCACCCCGAACCCGACGGCTTTACCGTGGCCTTTACCCTGCCGCGCGGCAGCTTTGCCACCAGCGTGCTGCGCGAGATCATGAAGACCGACGTGGACGCACCCGGCGCTCACCCAGACACGCCAGAGGATGACGCCCTGCTGGACGACGCTGGTGCAGAGGTGGTGGCGTGA
- a CDS encoding DUF3293 domain-containing protein, with translation MRPDAQQRRAFLAAAYGPLGQRVSLDGESAGVWPTWATPGTRWAIVTAWNPAGRRQSNRANETAQAALRRQVARWAPLPGVNGEGPWREPSVVLRGLSVREAAALGRAARQLAVVYGVGRRAALVWLDGDQVRVERAWTQLEATGA, from the coding sequence GTGAGGCCTGACGCCCAGCAGCGCCGGGCCTTTCTGGCCGCCGCATATGGCCCACTGGGTCAGCGCGTCTCTCTGGACGGAGAGTCAGCCGGGGTCTGGCCGACCTGGGCCACGCCGGGCACCCGCTGGGCCATCGTGACCGCCTGGAATCCGGCGGGAAGGCGGCAGAGCAACCGGGCCAATGAGACGGCGCAAGCGGCCTTGCGGCGGCAGGTCGCGCGGTGGGCGCCGCTGCCAGGGGTAAACGGCGAGGGTCCGTGGCGTGAACCCAGTGTGGTGCTGCGCGGGCTTTCTGTGCGCGAGGCCGCCGCCCTGGGCCGCGCTGCCAGGCAACTGGCTGTGGTCTACGGCGTGGGCCGACGCGCCGCGCTGGTATGGCTGGACGGAGATCAGGTCCGGGTTGAGCGGGCCTGGACCCAGCTGGAAGCCACAGGGGCCTGA
- a CDS encoding ATP-binding protein — translation MTLDATDAISPLGVLPVAGPTCIHLPLNISPQELARYAVGLANARGGTVLVGTDVLNAGTPERDASELHPLMVTHAIFELSGGRLTVNVQHHRLPGGLKVLMVFVPHAPYVLAAPDGSVIAWDGAHLVPVTPSAAEPVADQDYTAVVPPDASLADLDPAEVARLRALGRRASASNLPDLDFLRELGLLVPSGGALRPTLAAILLAGTPAALRAHVPQAEVCFYHHATSDPEFQFREDLLRPIPALLTRLAELIQARNRFTPVQVGLFRIEVWEQDEVVYREALLNALTHRDYTLRDAVHVHYFPDHLDIMNPGGLPGGITPGNILRHQPKRRNPLLAEVLSRLGLVERAGVGVDKMYSLMLRHGKEPPEFTTYPDAVTLSLHSPGFDAEFVRFVARKQEDMQTLSLDMLIVLSVLAREGEATRAWLARALQLPEDRTPRLLRGMEDHGLIEKAGVGRGIAYVLSGEVQAALGRAARPSAAADRRMDHEPPAPPPVAPVTTAPPVEPRLPVRLTRETSGPTGAEVRAVALALAREQGRVRNVDVREACGLNTQQAWRALRHLVQGGLLRKLGTGTRDAAYELVDAPRPATS, via the coding sequence GTGACGCTGGACGCGACCGACGCCATCTCGCCGCTGGGGGTGCTGCCCGTGGCGGGGCCGACGTGCATCCATCTGCCCCTCAATATCTCCCCGCAGGAGCTGGCCCGCTACGCCGTGGGGCTGGCCAACGCACGCGGCGGCACCGTGCTGGTGGGCACAGATGTCCTGAATGCTGGCACCCCTGAGCGCGACGCCAGCGAACTGCATCCCCTGATGGTCACCCACGCCATCTTTGAGTTGTCGGGAGGCCGCCTGACTGTCAACGTGCAGCACCACCGTCTGCCCGGCGGCCTGAAGGTGCTGATGGTTTTCGTGCCGCACGCGCCGTATGTGCTGGCGGCGCCCGACGGCTCGGTCATCGCCTGGGACGGCGCGCATCTGGTGCCGGTCACGCCCTCGGCCGCCGAGCCGGTGGCAGACCAGGACTACACGGCGGTCGTGCCGCCCGACGCCTCGCTGGCCGACCTGGACCCCGCCGAGGTGGCGCGGCTGCGCGCGCTAGGGCGGCGGGCCAGTGCGTCCAACCTCCCTGACCTGGACTTTCTGCGCGAACTAGGTCTGCTGGTGCCCAGCGGCGGCGCGCTGCGGCCCACGCTGGCGGCCATTTTGCTGGCCGGCACCCCGGCGGCGCTGCGGGCGCATGTCCCCCAGGCCGAGGTCTGCTTTTACCATCACGCGACCTCCGACCCCGAATTTCAGTTCCGGGAGGACCTGCTGCGGCCCATTCCGGCGCTGCTGACACGCCTGGCCGAACTGATTCAGGCCAGAAACCGCTTCACGCCAGTGCAGGTGGGCCTCTTCCGCATTGAGGTCTGGGAACAGGACGAGGTCGTGTACCGCGAGGCGCTGCTCAATGCCCTGACCCACCGTGACTACACGCTGCGCGACGCCGTGCATGTCCACTATTTTCCCGACCACCTGGACATCATGAATCCAGGCGGGCTGCCGGGCGGGATCACACCGGGCAACATCCTGCGTCACCAGCCCAAGCGGCGTAATCCGCTGCTGGCCGAGGTGCTGTCGCGCCTGGGACTGGTAGAGCGTGCGGGTGTGGGCGTGGACAAGATGTACTCGCTGATGCTGCGGCACGGCAAAGAGCCGCCCGAGTTCACCACCTATCCCGACGCCGTGACCCTGTCGCTGCACTCGCCGGGCTTTGACGCCGAGTTCGTGCGTTTTGTGGCCCGTAAGCAGGAAGACATGCAGACCCTGTCGCTGGACATGCTGATCGTGCTGTCGGTGCTGGCCCGCGAGGGCGAGGCCACGCGCGCCTGGCTGGCCCGCGCCCTGCAACTGCCCGAAGACCGCACCCCACGGCTGCTGCGCGGCATGGAAGACCACGGCCTGATTGAGAAAGCCGGGGTCGGGCGCGGCATCGCCTACGTCCTGAGCGGCGAGGTTCAGGCGGCGCTGGGACGTGCGGCGCGGCCTTCAGCTGCGGCAGACCGCCGCATGGACCATGAGCCGCCGGCACCGCCACCTGTTGCGCCTGTAACAACAGCCCCCCCTGTGGAGCCCCGGCTCCCCGTGCGCCTGACGCGCGAAACCAGTGGCCCCACGGGCGCCGAAGTGCGTGCCGTGGCCCTGGCCCTGGCCCGCGAGCAGGGCCGAGTCAGGAATGTCGATGTGCGCGAGGCCTGCGGTCTGAACACCCAGCAGGCCTGGCGCGCCCTGCGGCATCTGGTGCAGGGCGGCCTGCTGCGCAAATTAGGTACCGGCACCCGCGACGCCGCCTATGAATTGGTGGACGCCCCCCGACCAGCCACTTCGTGA
- a CDS encoding ABC transporter substrate-binding protein — MKKAIAFISLTAAIVASSQASAVTITLACGAVGQELQLCREGAARWAKKTGNTVKIFESPNLTNDRLGLYQQQLAAKSSDIDVYQLDVVWPGLLSQHFVDLKGKVPTNEINAHFKGIIDANTVNGKLVALPWFTDAGLLYYRTDLLKKYGFSAAPKTWTEMALMAKKIQDGEQKTNKAFAGYVWQGKNYEGLTCDAMEWLVSFGGGTIVDAKGNITINNAQAAKALDTAASWVKSISPAGVTTYDEEAARGIFQAGNAAFMRNWPYAWALGQGADSKVKGKIGVAPLPSGGSRNAATLGGWQLGVSSYSKNQAAAIDLVRYLAGPAEQKIRAIEGAYNPTLQSLYKDKDVLAKNPFFGSLYNVFTSAVARPSGPTKSKYNQVSQAFSSAVSDVLSGKSKGQAAVTKLATDIARIKGRGW; from the coding sequence ATGAAGAAAGCTATTGCGTTCATCAGCCTGACGGCGGCCATCGTGGCCAGTTCTCAGGCCAGCGCCGTTACCATCACCCTGGCCTGCGGGGCCGTGGGCCAGGAGCTGCAGCTGTGCCGCGAGGGCGCTGCGCGCTGGGCCAAGAAGACGGGCAACACCGTCAAAATTTTCGAGAGCCCCAACCTCACCAACGACCGCCTGGGCCTGTATCAGCAGCAGCTCGCCGCCAAGAGCAGCGACATTGACGTCTACCAGCTGGACGTGGTCTGGCCGGGCCTGCTGTCGCAGCACTTTGTGGACCTGAAGGGCAAGGTGCCCACCAACGAAATCAACGCCCACTTCAAGGGCATCATTGACGCCAACACCGTCAACGGCAAACTGGTGGCTCTCCCCTGGTTTACCGACGCGGGCCTGCTGTACTACCGCACCGACCTGCTGAAGAAGTACGGCTTCAGCGCCGCGCCCAAAACCTGGACCGAGATGGCCCTGATGGCCAAGAAGATTCAAGACGGCGAGCAGAAGACCAACAAGGCCTTTGCCGGCTACGTGTGGCAGGGCAAGAACTACGAGGGCCTGACCTGCGACGCCATGGAGTGGCTGGTCTCCTTTGGCGGCGGCACGATTGTGGACGCCAAGGGCAACATCACGATTAACAACGCCCAGGCGGCCAAGGCGCTGGACACCGCTGCCAGCTGGGTCAAGAGCATCAGCCCCGCCGGCGTGACCACCTACGACGAGGAAGCCGCGCGCGGCATCTTCCAGGCGGGCAACGCCGCCTTCATGCGCAACTGGCCCTACGCCTGGGCACTGGGTCAGGGCGCCGACAGCAAGGTCAAGGGCAAGATCGGCGTGGCGCCGCTGCCCAGTGGCGGCAGCCGCAACGCCGCGACCCTGGGCGGCTGGCAGCTGGGCGTCAGCAGCTACTCCAAGAACCAGGCGGCCGCCATTGACCTCGTGCGCTACCTGGCCGGCCCCGCCGAGCAGAAGATCCGCGCCATTGAAGGGGCTTACAACCCCACCCTCCAGAGCCTGTACAAAGACAAGGACGTGCTGGCCAAGAACCCCTTCTTCGGCAGCCTGTACAACGTCTTCACCAGCGCTGTGGCCCGGCCTTCCGGTCCCACCAAGAGCAAGTACAACCAGGTGTCGCAGGCCTTCTCCTCTGCCGTCAGCGATGTCCTGAGTGGCAAGAGCAAGGGTCAGGCTGCTGTGACCAAGCTGGCGACCGACATCGCCCGCATCAAGGGCCGGGGCTGGTAA
- a CDS encoding carbohydrate ABC transporter permease — MTVQTTAPARPTRTRGIEAARARQAIWLLLPTLIAIALVAGYPLYRTFYFSLFEANLTSPEQRTFLGLGNFWFTTEDGIALGFLQDPKWWGAVKNTLLFTVVSVFLETVFGMIIALVVNSAFKGRALLRTAMLVPWAIPTVVSAQMWAYLYNDSFGLIGRGILGGQAVLANTDTAIWALVAVDVWKTTSFMALLILAGLQSLPGDMYEAADMDGASKWTQFWKLTLPLLRPALLVALVFRSLDALRVFDVMSVMLGNVNAAATSMTGYARQALIDNQLLGLGSAVSVAVFLIIMVIVVMYVTAFRVKFD; from the coding sequence ATGACTGTTCAAACCACTGCCCCGGCCCGGCCGACCCGCACGCGCGGCATTGAAGCTGCCCGCGCGCGCCAGGCCATCTGGCTGCTGCTGCCCACCCTGATTGCCATTGCGCTGGTGGCGGGCTATCCGCTGTACCGCACCTTCTATTTCTCGCTGTTCGAGGCCAACCTGACCAGCCCCGAGCAGCGCACCTTCCTGGGGCTGGGCAACTTCTGGTTTACCACCGAAGACGGCATTGCGCTGGGCTTTCTACAAGACCCCAAGTGGTGGGGCGCCGTCAAAAATACCCTGCTGTTTACGGTGGTGTCGGTCTTTTTAGAAACCGTGTTCGGGATGATTATCGCGCTGGTGGTCAACAGCGCCTTCAAGGGGCGCGCCCTGCTGCGCACCGCCATGCTGGTGCCCTGGGCCATTCCCACGGTCGTCTCGGCGCAGATGTGGGCCTATCTCTACAACGACTCCTTTGGCCTGATTGGGCGCGGCATTCTAGGGGGCCAGGCGGTGCTGGCCAATACGGACACCGCCATCTGGGCGCTGGTCGCCGTGGATGTCTGGAAAACCACCTCGTTTATGGCGCTGCTGATTCTGGCTGGGCTGCAAAGCCTGCCGGGCGACATGTACGAGGCCGCTGACATGGACGGCGCCAGCAAGTGGACCCAGTTCTGGAAGTTGACGCTGCCACTGCTGCGCCCGGCCTTGCTGGTGGCGCTGGTGTTCCGTAGCCTCGACGCCCTGCGCGTGTTTGACGTGATGTCGGTGATGCTGGGCAACGTGAACGCCGCCGCCACGTCTATGACCGGCTACGCCCGCCAGGCCCTGATTGACAACCAGTTGCTGGGCCTGGGCAGCGCCGTCAGCGTGGCGGTGTTTCTCATCATCATGGTGATTGTGGTGATGTACGTCACCGCCTTCCGCGTGAAGTTCGACTGA
- a CDS encoding carbohydrate ABC transporter permease codes for MNLKTTNPALYYLQRLAFYLLVLVIALYLLAPFFWAVLTSLRSAGDLFLTPAEFIAAPTTFNNYVQVFGNPNFQRGLLYSLIVAVGSVLVSLLLGSFAAYALGRFRFKGKAIVLYVILAVSVFPQIAVLGGLYTLIGNLGLYNNPLGLILSYLIFTIPFTVWVLTSFVRDIPAELEEAALVDGASPLQTLFLVLFPVMMPALVTTGLLAFINAWNEYLFALTFTSTNRTTPVVIANYSGATQFDQPWGPIMAASIVVTVPLIILVLVFQRNIVSGLTAGAVKG; via the coding sequence ATGAACCTGAAAACGACCAACCCGGCCCTGTATTACCTGCAACGCCTGGCCTTTTATCTGCTGGTGCTGGTGATTGCGCTGTACCTGCTGGCCCCTTTTTTCTGGGCTGTGCTGACCAGTCTGCGCTCGGCGGGCGACCTGTTCCTGACCCCAGCCGAGTTCATCGCGGCGCCCACGACTTTTAACAACTACGTGCAGGTTTTTGGCAATCCCAACTTTCAGCGCGGGCTGCTGTACAGCCTGATCGTGGCGGTGGGGTCGGTGTTGGTCAGCCTGCTGCTCGGCTCGTTTGCGGCCTACGCGCTGGGCCGCTTCCGCTTTAAGGGCAAAGCCATCGTGCTGTACGTGATTCTGGCGGTCAGTGTCTTTCCGCAGATTGCCGTGCTGGGCGGGCTATACACCCTGATTGGCAACCTGGGCCTATACAACAACCCCCTGGGGCTCATCCTGTCGTACCTGATTTTTACTATTCCATTTACGGTGTGGGTGCTGACCAGCTTTGTGCGCGACATTCCCGCCGAATTAGAAGAGGCCGCGTTGGTGGACGGCGCGTCTCCTTTGCAAACGCTCTTTCTGGTGCTGTTTCCGGTCATGATGCCGGCATTGGTGACCACTGGCCTCCTGGCCTTTATCAATGCCTGGAACGAATACCTGTTTGCCCTGACCTTTACCAGCACCAACCGCACGACACCCGTGGTGATTGCCAACTATTCCGGCGCCACCCAGTTTGACCAGCCGTGGGGGCCGATTATGGCCGCCAGCATCGTGGTCACGGTGCCGCTGATTATTCTGGTGCTGGTGTTCCAGCGCAATATCGTCTCGGGCTTGACTGCCGGTGCTGTGAAAGGCTGA
- a CDS encoding M-like protein, which yields MTNHDDRTAPTADDQTGHTDHTKSETEISNVDLQFMGRQNPEAQIDAAVDAENKSPAEYRREGLDKQDIAMTQSMDASDPPSTNMGDSDSQNS from the coding sequence ATGACCAACCACGACGACCGCACGGCCCCCACGGCTGACGACCAGACAGGCCACACGGACCACACCAAGAGCGAGACCGAAATCAGCAACGTGGACCTGCAGTTCATGGGGCGTCAGAACCCTGAAGCCCAGATTGACGCCGCCGTAGACGCCGAGAACAAGTCCCCAGCCGAATACCGCCGGGAGGGGCTGGACAAGCAGGACATCGCCATGACCCAGAGTATGGACGCCAGCGACCCGCCCAGCACCAACATGGGCGACAGTGACAGCCAGAACAGCTAA